The Microcystis aeruginosa NIES-843 sequence AAAGGTGATGGACAGATTCAGGATTCTAGTTCGTAGTTGTGCTTAAGCGGGTGCGTCTCGCATTTGCAGAAATACCGAAAACTTTTCGCCTTAAAAGGCGAGGTTTTAAACCCGATTTTTTGATAACTTTTAATTGCTGACATGACTAAATATCTAAACATTACTGAAACAGGACAAAAGCTGGTTGAATGGTCTGAGCAAATGACTGACGAACCTATTATTATTACCAAAGAAGGTCAACCCATTATGGTTGCCCTGAATTACGCTCAAATTGAATCTTGGTTGGAAACTCTTGATATTTTACAAGACAAAGAGTTTGCCGAAATCCTATCTGAAGCAATTCAACAGGATCAATCAGGACAAAGAATTACTTGGGAAGATGCTAAAAAACAACTCGGTTGGTAATGGAATATCAAATACAATTAATTCCTCTTGCTTTAAGCTTTTTATCTAAAATTACCGATAAACGCATTCAGCAAGAAATTCGCAAACGGATTGAAAAGCTAAAAATTGAACCAGATAAACAAGGTAAAGCCCTTTCAGGTAAACTTAAAGGATATCGTAGCGTTAGGGCAGTTGGTCAAAGATATCGGATTGTCTATCGTGTTGAAGAAGCTCAAATTATTGTTATTGTTATTGGAGTTGGAATTCGTAAACAAGGTGATAAAAAAGATATTTATGCCCTTCTTGAAAAATTAATTAATAATGAATAAAATATGGGTTATGACAGAACTGCTAAACCAATAGGTTCTTGCTGAATCGTGAGATATACACCTATTACTTTTTCAGAGATAGCCAGTTTTGGAGAGGATAGTCAAAATATTCCTGCTTCTTCTGAAAAAAACGCATCCCTATCATCTATTACCTATGATTTCAGAGGAGCTACCATTGGCAATTTAGCTCATAATGTGCAAGGAAGCCAACAGAATTATCCCCAGCAACCTAATAACAATAACCCAGAGAAAAAATAACATGGTTCAGCAACTTAATAACACCCAAATCGCCATCAATACTTTATTGAATAAACTCAACGATTCTCTCCCCCAGATCCGCGCTAAAGCTGCCGAAGCCTTGGGCAAAATTGGCAATAGCAGCCTTGCCGACACCTTAGTATCCCATTTAATAGGAGAAAATGATCTTAATGTTCGCCTAAATCTGATTCGAGCTTTAGGAGAAATTGGCAATGAATCCGCAATTCCTTATCTAGCTTCCTGCTTATCTGATACTAATCCCGATATTCGGATAATCACGGCGGAATCTATCGGAAAAATTGGTAGTGAAAAAGCAATATCCTATCTCATTCAATCCCTACAAGATACGGAAGTAAAAGTTCGTGTCACAGCCACAATTGCTTTAGGTGAAATTGGACTAGAAGATGTTATTCCTGATCTAGTAAATGTTTGTTCCGATGAAGATGATAGCGTTCGTTTCAGTGCTGTTGATGCCCTCGGTAAAATTGGCTCTCGTTATGCAGTAAACTGATATGAAATTGAGTACAGAATCCCTCGATTTAATTATCAGAACTCTTGCCAAAAGACTATTCACAGACAAGAACCCAAGTATTCGGATTAAAGCCGCTCAATCCTTATTTTGATCCCCCTAAATCCCCCTTTTCAAGGGGGAATTGAATTCGACGTATCGCTTTCATTCAGAGAAATGTTCTCAGTTTTGCCATTATGGATGCTATAATTAGGGCTTGCTGAATAAATGTGAAATGTAGGCAAGATAGGGGTTTTGTGGCTTTTCTTGCGAAACAGGTGCAAGATTTTGAGAGAATCGTGCTTCAAAACCTTGCGTCTTCATCGGCCCGCGTCCTGTAGGGGCGAAGCATTCGGGCAATAACCTATCGGTGAAACCGGAGATTTTCTATCCGAATGCTTCGCCCGTACTTTTTGCCGCAAACCCTAATTATCATCAGTAATCTTCAATCTTTTAATCCTATGTCATAAACTCCTAAATATGACCTTCGTGGAGCAAATATTGCTAACTTTGCCGATACGGTGCAAGGAGATCAAAAAGCAGTTCAACATAATTACGCCACACCCCAAAATTTAGCTGAAGCCGCCCAAGAAATCCAACAACTTATCAGCCAACTTACCCAAACTTATCCCACTAATACCGAAATTGAAAAACAAACTTTTGTCGCACAAGTTGACGCAGAAATCCAGAAAAATTCTCGCTTAAGAAGCATTTTAATCACGGGAGGAATTGAATTAATTAAAGTCCTCTGTCCTCCCCTCGGTATTCCCATTGAAATGGGTAAAAAATGGCTAGAAACTGCTAATTTAAGTGATTAAACCTAGAGGTTTAATAATCTTCTAATGATACAAATCCCGAAGTCCGCCGCTGATGCGTTTCATTTTTGAATTAGCACAATTATAACCATAAGTCAAGCTTTTTTGATGATAATTAACTTTTTTGTTGGTGATATTTTGACCTTGTTCTGGTATTGGAGACAACCAGTATTTCTATTCTAATAAAGTCTCTTTAATTGTTGTTAAAACTTTGCTATCTTTGACCATCCAAGCATGGAGCAATACGGGAATCGAAATTTCTTTACCCACCGATAAACGGGAACTATGGGCAGGAAATATCATTAAATCGTAGGGAGTCCAGATAATTGTGGTTTTAATTTTATTTAAAATTTGTTGACAATCTTGATTTAAATCCTCTAGAAATTGACTCCCGGGCTGCATTTGTCTAATCCCATCTAAGGGTAAACTATACGCGGTTAACGTGCCTCGATTCGGAGCAGAAATATTTAGGTAACGTTGCACTCTTTCCACTCCTCCCAATCTTTGCAGGTAGTAGCGGGTAATTAATCCTCCCATACTAAACCCAATCAGATCTACTTTCTGCTCTTTAGCAAAGTTTTTCTCGATATAATTGTCCACCTGACCGGCTAAAACTTCTAACTTTTCGTAACCATGATTGGGAATTAGATTAAAACTATGCACCTGCCAACCATGATAGTTTAAATACTCGCTCATCGGTTTAAAAACAGCCGTAGTGGCTAGAAAACCATGCACCAAAACAACGGGATTCATAGATGAGATTTTATCCTTGAATTCTGAATCTATTCTAACGGATGATCGGGGTAATGAGCGAAAAATTTTGGGGAAGAGCCTATCTACTAGGTACGGCTACCGGCAACTTCTAAGGATTAGGGAAAAAACCAAAAAGTTTAGCGGCACCTCCTAAAATAGCGACCACCAATGCTATCAGAATCCCTCGATTGGTGAATTCCTGATAGGCAACCCTTGCAGTTAATCCATTGATTTTTTCGTCTAAAGCTTTAATATCTCCCTTGAGTTCGGCCTGTCCTATTTCTACTTTAGTTAACCGGTCTTCTACCTTGTCAAATCTCTCGTCAATACGGTTTTCCAGAGAGTCGATTTTCTCATCAATACGTTTTTCCAGAGAGTCGATTTTCTCGTCAATACGTTTTTCCAGAGAGTCGATTTTCTCGTCAATACGTTTTTCCAGAGAGTCGATTTTCCCCTCAATCCTTGTCAGGACAGCTTCTAGGGAATAAGTGACAGTTTCGTTAGACATTTTAAGCAACTCCAAAAGTCAAATCTTCAGGGGTAAATACTGGAGGCTATATTTTACGGAAAAATCAGGGGTCTATAGGCGTACACGGATTCCCATTATAAGAAAATTATAAGTCAAGACTTGAGTTTTTGTCAAGCTTTTTTTTGACGGCAATCAATGGCAAGAATTTCGGGGAAGTATTTAGCCACCGATGCCTAACCGTCCCGCTAAACTAGGGCTTAAAGGAATCAGAGTCGCCAACATTAAAAAGAGTAGTAATAAACCCCAACCGGCGCGGGTGTCATCGGGTTCGGTTAACTCGTTTAAACTCGGTCTTTCCAACTCTCTTTGTAAAAAAGCGACTAAAATTGTCCAATAGAGAGGAATCGGATTACTGGGATTAACTAAGGAAATAATGCCCAAAATGACCAAAGTGGCCACAGTGGTGCGGCGGGCAATTTTGCGACCATAAATAGCCTGAACAATTCTGCCACCATCTAACTGTCCAGCAGGCAGTAAATTAAGGGCGGTAATCACCAATCCTAACCAACCGATAACAGTTAAAGGATGCACGGAGATAACAGCATTTTGTAACTCGTCGCCCAAAACTATCCGCGCTAAAAAACTCACTAAAATTGAACTTTGGAAAAAGGTACTAGGGATTTGAAAAAGGCTGGCAGAATTAGATAAAGTCAGTCCAACGATTAACAAGATTAAAGAAACCAAACCGCCCAAAGCAGGACCAGCGAAAGCTATATCAAATAGAACACTGCGGTTAGGTAATAAAGATTCAAAACGAGTAATCGCCCCAAAAGAACCAATCTGCCAAGTGGGAAGAAAATAGGGTAAACTGAGACGAACATTATGGCGTTTAGCGATAATTAGATGACCGATTTCGTGGGCAATTAATACCGACCATAAACCCAAACTCAGGGGAATTGCTTCTCGATATCTCTGCCAATTACCAAACAAATCAAAACCCAATAAAATTCCAGCCGCTTCTAAGCTAGTGACAATGGTGGCTACTAACAAAACTAAAGAGAGATTTTTTTGAGCAAGAGTGGCAGGACTAGGATCGTTAGTTTTGGGAAGGATAATTACCACAGGTTTTTCCTCGGTTCCTTCCACCAGAAATAAACGATATTTGTCGCCAAAATTATTACTTAATTTCTGGGTTAAGCGAGAGTGAACGATATCCGGGTCTCCCCGTAAATTGCCTTTAAAAATTGCCCCTTCCTGAAAAGAGATAGTTTCGGTGGCAAAAAAAGTATCTATCGCAAAAATACTCTGAATAACTTTTAAATCCTCTTCGGGAATTGGCATCACATCCGGCACAATTGCTGTCACCGCTGCCGGGATTTCTAGAGGAGTAACGGACTGGCTAACTGCCTGGTTAACTTTCGGTTCAATTATCTGATTGGTTTTCAGTAAGCGTAAACGGTTGCCCAAATAAATATAGATAATGGTGGAAGCAACCAGTAAAAAGAGAATTACCGCTAGATTGAGATAAATTCCCGCCGCAAATAGCCCGAAAAAAATTAACCAAGGAGCTATGAGTACCAAGGATTGTAACCAAGCTAAAATTCCCAGTTGGCCGTAGGGTTTAGCTCGATAAAAACTCCAAGTCAAGATAGCACCAGCGACGAGGAAAATAACAGCGACCGCAGCAATTTCCGAAGAAATATTAACCATAGGAAAGTCAAAATCAATAGGTTTTTATCAATCAATTTGATTATAAGCTTGCAGGGCGGCCCGTAATTGACCCCGATGCTTTTGTAACAATTCTTGTCCTGCCGCCGCCGAAAGTCCCGTTTTCTGCATTAACAAAGCCAGTTTAACCCGGCGGCCACTTTTTTCCAGTAAAATAGCCGCTTCCTCGCGACTAACATCGGTAAGGTGGCAGATAATCCGCAGGGCGCGGTCATGGAGTTTATGATTAGTAACTGCCACATCGACCATCTGGTTGCCGTAAACCTTGCCTAACATGACCATTGTCCCTGTGGAAAGGATATTTAAAGCCATTTTCGTCACCGTTCCCGCTTTCAGCCGTGTGGAGCCGGCCAAAAGTTCCGGTCCAGTCAATAACCGGATATCCACATCCACCGCGATCTCCACTTGTTCGGCGGGGACACAACTAATA is a genomic window containing:
- a CDS encoding type II toxin-antitoxin system Phd/YefM family antitoxin, coding for MTKYLNITETGQKLVEWSEQMTDEPIIITKEGQPIMVALNYAQIESWLETLDILQDKEFAEILSEAIQQDQSGQRITWEDAKKQLGW
- a CDS encoding type II toxin-antitoxin system RelE family toxin → MEYQIQLIPLALSFLSKITDKRIQQEIRKRIEKLKIEPDKQGKALSGKLKGYRSVRAVGQRYRIVYRVEEAQIIVIVIGVGIRKQGDKKDIYALLEKLINNE
- a CDS encoding HEAT repeat domain-containing protein, with the protein product MVQQLNNTQIAINTLLNKLNDSLPQIRAKAAEALGKIGNSSLADTLVSHLIGENDLNVRLNLIRALGEIGNESAIPYLASCLSDTNPDIRIITAESIGKIGSEKAISYLIQSLQDTEVKVRVTATIALGEIGLEDVIPDLVNVCSDEDDSVRFSAVDALGKIGSRYAVN
- a CDS encoding esterase/lipase family protein, encoding MNPVVLVHGFLATTAVFKPMSEYLNYHGWQVHSFNLIPNHGYEKLEVLAGQVDNYIEKNFAKEQKVDLIGFSMGGLITRYYLQRLGGVERVQRYLNISAPNRGTLTAYSLPLDGIRQMQPGSQFLEDLNQDCQQILNKIKTTIIWTPYDLMIFPAHSSRLSVGKEISIPVLLHAWMVKDSKVLTTIKETLLE
- a CDS encoding DUF4164 domain-containing protein, with the translated sequence MSNETVTYSLEAVLTRIEGKIDSLEKRIDEKIDSLEKRIDEKIDSLEKRIDEKIDSLENRIDERFDKVEDRLTKVEIGQAELKGDIKALDEKINGLTARVAYQEFTNRGILIALVVAILGGAAKLFGFFPNP
- a CDS encoding site-2 protease family protein, which encodes MVNISSEIAAVAVIFLVAGAILTWSFYRAKPYGQLGILAWLQSLVLIAPWLIFFGLFAAGIYLNLAVILFLLVASTIIYIYLGNRLRLLKTNQIIEPKVNQAVSQSVTPLEIPAAVTAIVPDVMPIPEEDLKVIQSIFAIDTFFATETISFQEGAIFKGNLRGDPDIVHSRLTQKLSNNFGDKYRLFLVEGTEEKPVVIILPKTNDPSPATLAQKNLSLVLLVATIVTSLEAAGILLGFDLFGNWQRYREAIPLSLGLWSVLIAHEIGHLIIAKRHNVRLSLPYFLPTWQIGSFGAITRFESLLPNRSVLFDIAFAGPALGGLVSLILLIVGLTLSNSASLFQIPSTFFQSSILVSFLARIVLGDELQNAVISVHPLTVIGWLGLVITALNLLPAGQLDGGRIVQAIYGRKIARRTTVATLVILGIISLVNPSNPIPLYWTILVAFLQRELERPSLNELTEPDDTRAGWGLLLLFLMLATLIPLSPSLAGRLGIGG